Proteins co-encoded in one Paenibacillus antri genomic window:
- a CDS encoding ThuA domain-containing protein, giving the protein MTTKVTVWNEYRHERNDPAVGALYPNGIYGAIASFLSEAGFETRTATLDEPEHGLTDDVLRGTDVLVWWGHLAHGEVGDETVRKVKERVLDGMGLIVLHSGHHSKIFKALMGTSCDLLWREADEKERLWVVSPGHPIVEGIGAYIELEKEEMYGEHFDVPAPDELIFTSWFEGGEVFRSGCAYVRGNGKIFYFRPGHETYPTYYHKDIQRVIANAAAWARPVRRSRPAYGNAKPLERIGGKA; this is encoded by the coding sequence ATGACTACGAAGGTAACGGTGTGGAACGAATATCGGCATGAGCGAAACGATCCGGCCGTCGGAGCGCTGTATCCGAACGGCATCTACGGGGCGATCGCAAGCTTCTTGTCGGAAGCGGGATTCGAGACGAGAACGGCGACGTTGGACGAGCCGGAACACGGGCTGACGGACGACGTGCTGCGCGGTACCGACGTCCTCGTCTGGTGGGGGCATCTGGCGCACGGGGAGGTCGGCGACGAGACGGTCCGGAAGGTGAAGGAGCGCGTTCTGGACGGCATGGGGCTGATCGTGCTGCATTCCGGACATCACTCGAAGATCTTCAAGGCGTTAATGGGAACGAGCTGCGATCTGTTGTGGCGCGAAGCGGACGAGAAGGAGCGGCTGTGGGTCGTGTCGCCGGGGCACCCGATCGTCGAAGGCATCGGAGCGTACATCGAGCTTGAGAAGGAAGAGATGTACGGCGAACACTTCGACGTCCCGGCGCCGGACGAACTGATCTTCACGAGCTGGTTCGAGGGAGGCGAGGTGTTCCGAAGCGGCTGCGCGTACGTTCGCGGCAACGGGAAAATTTTCTATTTCCGCCCGGGACACGAGACGTATCCGACGTATTATCACAAGGACATCCAGCGCGTGATCGCGAACGCGGCGGCGTGGGCGCGGCCGGTTCGGCGAAGCCGTCCCGCTTACGGGAACGCGAAGCCGCTGGAGCGGATCGGGGGGAAGGCATGA
- a CDS encoding extracellular solute-binding protein: MLKKTVSYLALGSSIAVLLAGCSGGATGGTPAESGSESGYNKEGLPLVNEPITLDVLTVRWGNMGDSFTKNAWLQELEKATNVKINWQVMSSNDWGEQKSVMLASGELPDVILGNLALGDSDIINNLTYFRPLDDYIEEYMPNLKAAMEETPVMRKLSTFPDGSIYSLPARLPSRPVSATQPVINKAWLDKLGLQPPTNVDELYAVLKAFKEQDPNGNGKADEIPVSNEGDIEMQLLMPFGITNLRANNMLIQDGKPVFFPTSQAYKEGLKWAHKLYAEGLIDPESFTQDGTMLSAKRQNPDVPLIGFSYQWTPDAVFGKWSDQYVTIAPIAGPDGGKYQEGEPEGLNFRRNEVLITTFNEHPEVTARWIDQFYTSEASIQNFWGAIGTSLEKHDDGTFSLMAPPEGTSADAWYWENSLRDFGPKYVSPSFEKNIKLDPTTGDGLKMELDKLGKEFVTQPYPEVMHTADEYQELPTLTTDINSFIASARAQWVTQGGIDEGWDDYVGKLNAMGLERLIAIYQEAYDRYMSVE, from the coding sequence ATGTTGAAGAAAACGGTATCTTATCTCGCTCTCGGTTCATCGATCGCCGTCCTGCTGGCCGGCTGCAGCGGCGGAGCGACGGGCGGGACGCCTGCCGAAAGCGGTTCGGAGAGCGGTTATAACAAAGAGGGCCTTCCGCTCGTAAACGAACCGATTACGCTCGACGTTCTGACGGTTCGTTGGGGCAACATGGGCGACAGCTTCACGAAGAACGCGTGGCTGCAGGAGCTCGAGAAAGCGACCAACGTGAAGATCAACTGGCAGGTCATGTCCTCGAACGATTGGGGAGAGCAGAAGTCGGTCATGCTGGCGAGCGGGGAGCTGCCGGACGTGATTCTAGGAAATCTTGCGCTCGGCGACTCGGACATCATCAATAACTTAACGTATTTCCGCCCGCTGGACGACTATATCGAGGAATATATGCCGAATTTGAAGGCGGCGATGGAAGAGACGCCCGTCATGCGCAAGCTGAGCACCTTCCCGGACGGCAGCATCTATTCGCTGCCGGCTAGATTGCCGTCGCGTCCCGTCTCGGCGACGCAGCCGGTCATCAATAAAGCATGGCTTGACAAGTTGGGGCTGCAACCGCCGACGAACGTCGACGAGCTCTACGCGGTGTTGAAAGCGTTCAAAGAGCAGGATCCGAACGGCAACGGGAAAGCGGACGAAATTCCGGTCAGCAACGAAGGCGATATCGAGATGCAGCTGCTCATGCCGTTCGGCATCACGAATCTTCGAGCCAATAACATGTTGATCCAAGACGGCAAGCCCGTATTTTTCCCGACTTCGCAAGCTTACAAAGAGGGGCTGAAGTGGGCGCATAAGCTGTATGCGGAGGGACTGATCGATCCGGAATCGTTCACGCAGGACGGCACGATGCTCAGCGCGAAGCGGCAAAATCCGGACGTTCCGCTCATCGGATTTTCGTATCAATGGACGCCCGACGCCGTCTTCGGCAAGTGGAGCGATCAATACGTCACGATCGCGCCGATCGCCGGTCCGGACGGCGGGAAGTATCAAGAGGGGGAGCCGGAGGGATTGAACTTCCGACGCAACGAAGTATTGATTACGACCTTTAACGAGCATCCGGAAGTGACGGCGCGTTGGATCGACCAGTTCTACACGTCCGAGGCGAGCATTCAGAACTTCTGGGGCGCCATCGGCACGTCGCTCGAGAAGCACGACGACGGCACGTTCTCGCTGATGGCTCCGCCGGAAGGGACGAGCGCCGACGCGTGGTATTGGGAAAATTCGCTCCGCGACTTCGGACCGAAATACGTAAGCCCCTCGTTCGAGAAAAACATCAAGCTGGACCCGACGACCGGGGACGGTCTGAAGATGGAGCTCGACAAGCTCGGCAAGGAGTTCGTCACCCAGCCATACCCGGAGGTTATGCATACGGCGGATGAATACCAGGAGCTGCCCACGCTGACGACCGATATCAACAGCTTCATCGCAAGCGCCCGCGCCCAATGGGTGACGCAGGGCGGCATCGACGAAGGCTGGGACGACTACGTAGGAAAGCTCAACGCCATGGGGCTTGAGCGATTGATCGCGATCTATCAAGAAGCGTACGACCGGTATATGAGCGTCGAATAA
- a CDS encoding Gfo/Idh/MocA family protein: protein MKTIYRIGLIGLGGMAQEHLRWMNETGRFRIAAVSDVSAEAMAKAGDRLGLGEEKRYADFRSLIGDREVDAVVSVTPNHVHAEIIRACLQAGKPFLAEKPFTRDFEEAAPLLALYDRRPVPAMIGFTYRYTPSFRYARELIRQGDIGAVRSFSIRYLQSWGSAIYDTPYMWRYDKEITGTGALGDLGSHMIDMARYLFGEFEELSAVLHTIVAERRDPGSGESVRVDVDDFASFQARLTNSIVGTFQTTRNAVGSGNEHEVSIYGDRGTIHASTLSPDQVIVIREESPGQLGRTTLDVPSRCKRKQYDDFFAVLEGEVPDGLPGFLDGYRNQQVLDAVVRAHETKRTVRLPE, encoded by the coding sequence ATGAAGACGATCTACCGAATCGGATTGATCGGACTGGGCGGCATGGCGCAGGAGCATCTGCGTTGGATGAACGAGACCGGCCGGTTTCGGATCGCGGCCGTCAGCGACGTCAGCGCGGAGGCGATGGCGAAGGCGGGGGATCGTCTCGGCCTCGGCGAGGAGAAGCGGTACGCCGACTTCCGTTCGCTCATCGGCGACCGGGAAGTCGACGCGGTCGTCTCCGTCACGCCGAATCATGTGCATGCCGAAATTATTCGCGCTTGCCTTCAGGCGGGGAAGCCGTTCCTGGCGGAGAAGCCGTTCACCCGCGACTTCGAGGAGGCGGCGCCTCTGCTCGCGTTATACGACCGGCGGCCCGTACCTGCGATGATCGGATTTACGTACCGGTATACGCCGTCGTTCCGCTATGCAAGGGAGCTGATTCGCCAAGGCGACATCGGGGCGGTGCGCAGCTTCTCGATCCGCTATCTGCAAAGCTGGGGCTCCGCGATCTACGATACGCCTTATATGTGGCGGTACGATAAGGAGATCACCGGCACCGGCGCGCTGGGAGATCTGGGGTCGCACATGATCGACATGGCGCGTTACCTGTTCGGCGAGTTCGAGGAGCTGTCCGCGGTGCTGCATACGATCGTCGCCGAGCGGAGAGATCCCGGCAGCGGGGAGTCCGTGCGCGTCGACGTCGACGACTTTGCCAGCTTCCAGGCGCGTCTGACGAACTCGATCGTCGGCACGTTCCAGACGACGAGGAATGCGGTCGGCTCGGGCAACGAACACGAGGTTTCGATCTACGGCGACCGCGGCACGATCCACGCCTCGACGCTGTCGCCGGATCAGGTGATCGTCATTCGCGAGGAATCGCCCGGGCAGTTGGGGAGAACGACGCTGGACGTACCGAGCCGCTGCAAGCGGAAGCAATACGACGACTTCTTCGCGGTTCTCGAAGGCGAAGTCCCGGACGGCCTCCCCGGCTTCTTGGACGGATACCGGAACCAACAAGTGTTGGACGCCGTCGTTCGAGCCCACGAAACGAAGCGTACGGTGCGGTTGCCGGAATAG
- a CDS encoding aminopeptidase — translation MADERVVKLADILVNHSLKVQRGEKILISGSTSAIPLIKEVYRAVLKAGGHPHTNVEIPGLLGTFLREGTEEQLTHAGWTELLFFHMDGYVNILSEENTKDLTNVESWRSTARSKARRPALEHLMADKAKWVLTKFPTQAYAQDAEMSLEELEDFIYSAALVDYAEIERSMLAAAAKFDAASRVRIVGTNGTDVTVDIEGRKGILAAGIHNVPDGEFYYTPNFRKTEGTIFFEWPTTYKGREIAGIRLTFREGKVVEASAQKGQEFLEEALNTDEGARYLGELGIGANFGIERPTKDILFDEKIGGSVHLALGGAYAQGGPDGNVSVIHWDIVKGLKDGGEIYLDGELVQKNGKWVF, via the coding sequence ATGGCTGACGAAAGAGTTGTGAAGCTTGCGGATATTTTGGTGAATCATTCCTTGAAGGTGCAACGCGGGGAGAAAATCTTGATCAGCGGTTCGACGAGCGCCATCCCCCTGATTAAGGAAGTGTACCGCGCCGTGTTGAAGGCCGGCGGACACCCGCATACGAACGTGGAAATTCCGGGCTTGCTCGGTACGTTCCTACGGGAAGGCACGGAGGAGCAATTGACGCATGCCGGCTGGACGGAACTGCTGTTCTTCCATATGGACGGTTACGTGAACATTTTGTCCGAGGAAAACACGAAGGACCTTACGAACGTGGAATCGTGGCGTTCGACCGCCCGCAGCAAGGCGCGCCGTCCTGCGCTCGAGCATCTGATGGCGGACAAGGCGAAGTGGGTGCTGACGAAGTTCCCGACCCAGGCGTACGCGCAGGACGCGGAGATGTCGCTCGAGGAGCTGGAGGACTTCATCTACTCCGCCGCGCTCGTCGATTACGCCGAGATCGAACGATCGATGCTGGCGGCCGCGGCGAAGTTCGACGCCGCGAGCCGGGTGCGCATCGTCGGAACGAACGGCACCGACGTTACCGTCGACATCGAAGGGCGCAAGGGCATTCTCGCGGCCGGCATCCATAACGTTCCGGACGGGGAGTTTTATTATACGCCGAACTTCCGGAAGACGGAGGGGACGATTTTCTTCGAGTGGCCGACCACGTACAAGGGGCGCGAAATCGCCGGGATCCGGCTGACGTTCCGGGAAGGGAAGGTCGTCGAGGCTTCGGCGCAGAAGGGGCAGGAGTTTCTGGAGGAAGCGCTGAACACCGACGAGGGGGCGCGCTACCTCGGGGAGCTCGGCATCGGCGCGAACTTCGGCATCGAACGCCCGACGAAGGACATCTTGTTCGACGAGAAGATCGGCGGCTCGGTGCATCTGGCGCTCGGAGGAGCGTACGCGCAAGGCGGCCCGGACGGCAACGTCTCGGTCATCCATTGGGACATCGTGAAGGGGCTTAAGGACGGCGGGGAAATCTACCTCGACGGCGAGCTCGTGCAGAAGAACGGCAAGTGGGTGTTCTAA
- a CDS encoding ABC transporter ATP-binding protein, which produces MSESVLTVRGLVGGYSRKRPVLKEVDASVRPGELVGLLGLNGAGKSTLMKHIIGLLQPIGGTVEVCGHTLGSSGEAYRASFAFVPESPLLYDELSVWEHLEWTAMAYGVEEKTFRERAERLLDRFRMEKERTKFAGHLSKGMRQKVMLMCAFLARPPLYVIDEPFLGLDPLAIRALLEQMREEKEAGCGLIVSSHILSMLESYCDRYVVLHDGAVVASGTAEDVVAAAGTPPSGKVEQAFFRLVGGSGR; this is translated from the coding sequence ATGAGCGAATCGGTGTTGACGGTGCGGGGCTTGGTCGGCGGGTACAGCCGGAAGCGGCCCGTCTTGAAGGAAGTGGACGCGAGCGTGCGGCCCGGCGAGCTCGTCGGCCTGCTCGGGCTGAACGGGGCGGGGAAGAGCACCCTTATGAAGCATATCATCGGCTTGCTGCAGCCGATCGGAGGCACGGTGGAGGTGTGCGGGCATACGCTTGGATCGTCCGGCGAAGCGTACCGCGCTTCGTTCGCGTTCGTGCCGGAGAGCCCGCTGTTATACGACGAATTATCCGTCTGGGAGCATCTCGAATGGACCGCCATGGCGTACGGCGTCGAAGAGAAGACGTTCCGGGAGCGGGCGGAGCGGCTGCTCGACCGCTTCCGGATGGAGAAGGAACGAACGAAATTCGCGGGTCATCTTTCGAAGGGGATGCGGCAGAAGGTGATGCTCATGTGCGCCTTCCTCGCGAGGCCGCCGCTCTACGTCATCGACGAGCCGTTCCTCGGACTCGACCCGCTGGCGATCCGGGCGCTGCTCGAGCAGATGCGGGAGGAGAAAGAGGCCGGCTGCGGGCTGATCGTCAGCTCTCATATTTTGTCGATGCTGGAGAGCTATTGCGATCGCTACGTCGTGCTGCATGACGGCGCGGTCGTCGCGAGCGGTACGGCGGAGGACGTCGTCGCGGCCGCCGGGACGCCGCCGTCCGGCAAGGTGGAGCAGGCGTTCTTCCGACTCGTGGGAGGAAGCGGCCGATGA
- a CDS encoding ArsR/SmtB family transcription factor, which translates to MDATTFSALAEPNRLQIVELLRDGPLAVGEIAERIELQQPQASKHLRVLSEAGLVEVHPVANRRIYKLRPEPLQELDTWLETFRRMWEERFDRLDLYLQALQNKDTKPGDLN; encoded by the coding sequence ATGGATGCTACTACATTTAGCGCTCTCGCCGAGCCGAACCGATTGCAAATCGTTGAACTCTTGAGAGACGGACCGCTCGCCGTCGGCGAAATCGCCGAACGCATCGAGCTTCAACAACCGCAAGCGTCCAAACACTTGCGCGTGCTCAGCGAAGCGGGTCTCGTCGAGGTGCATCCGGTCGCCAACCGTCGGATTTACAAGCTTCGCCCCGAGCCGCTCCAAGAGCTGGACACGTGGCTGGAGACGTTCCGGCGCATGTGGGAAGAACGCTTCGACCGGTTGGACCTGTACCTTCAAGCCTTGCAGAACAAGGACACGAAGCCGGGCGATTTGAACTGA
- a CDS encoding carbohydrate ABC transporter permease, with the protein MELAASAIRRAPKRRSSDSLLEGLLYVWAAFVLLITLYPLYFIVIASFSDPSAVGNGQVWVWPKGFTLEGYKELLNHSNIWVGYRNTIFYTAVGTGIGLAVNLSAAYALSRKDLFGRKAITLFFLFTMFFNGGLIPTFLTIRDFGLYNSFWVMVLPFAVGVFDIIVARTFFQNSIPADLWESAQIDGCGNLRYFFQFVLPLSKAVVSVLALWIAVGHWNSYFGALIYLKDESLYPLQLVLRNILITNQMQSSMGSGEAAEIALRLANLMRYSVIIVSTIPIMLAYPFVQKHFNQGVMIGAVKQ; encoded by the coding sequence ATGGAACTCGCCGCGTCAGCGATCCGGAGAGCGCCGAAGAGGCGATCTTCCGATTCGCTTCTAGAAGGTTTATTGTACGTGTGGGCGGCTTTCGTGCTTCTGATCACGTTATATCCGCTTTACTTCATCGTCATCGCTTCGTTCAGCGATCCTTCCGCGGTCGGGAACGGGCAAGTGTGGGTGTGGCCCAAGGGGTTTACGTTGGAAGGATATAAAGAGCTGTTGAATCATTCCAACATCTGGGTCGGATACCGGAACACGATTTTCTACACGGCGGTCGGAACGGGAATCGGGTTGGCCGTCAATTTGTCGGCGGCTTACGCGCTGTCGAGGAAAGATTTGTTCGGACGCAAGGCGATTACGCTCTTCTTTCTGTTCACGATGTTCTTTAACGGCGGATTGATTCCGACCTTCCTTACGATTCGGGATTTTGGCTTGTACAACTCGTTCTGGGTCATGGTGCTGCCGTTCGCGGTCGGCGTATTCGATATTATCGTGGCGAGGACGTTTTTCCAAAACAGCATTCCCGCCGATCTATGGGAATCGGCGCAGATCGACGGCTGCGGGAACCTCCGTTATTTCTTCCAGTTCGTCCTGCCGCTCTCGAAGGCGGTCGTCTCCGTGCTCGCGTTGTGGATCGCGGTGGGTCATTGGAACTCTTATTTCGGCGCTTTGATTTATTTGAAGGACGAATCGCTGTACCCGCTGCAGCTCGTGCTTCGCAACATTCTCATCACCAATCAGATGCAGTCGAGCATGGGCAGCGGAGAAGCGGCCGAAATCGCGCTGCGGCTCGCGAATCTGATGCGGTATTCCGTCATCATCGTCTCGACGATCCCGATCATGCTAGCGTATCCGTTCGTGCAGAAGCACTTCAATCAGGGGGTAATGATCGGAGCGGTGAAGCAATGA
- a CDS encoding S-layer homology domain-containing protein — MSMWKKTMISCLAFSLVAGGATSAFAAKPEWAGKGKDKDDVKFEWDDDKFEYKDEARGIHVEVNGKKIELKFDDVRQESAWALQYIAELVKRGVFTGYEDGSFRPNQKVTRIEAITAAVRQMGLRAQAESAAEMATELNFKDADKIEKKYPWAVGYVAVAVENDLFLETESEVQPEKPADRLWSTILLVKALGLEGEAKAKMNAELSFKDKKEIPAGAVGYVAVALEKGLITGYENNTFRPNQPVTRAELAAILDRTGDQIPEDDSGFGQVTGTFAGYANGKATLTVNGKSVSYTLASDVTVLRNNALVGIGAVLPGDRVSAVVSNGAIIFLNVTQAAAVTDGQKMGAITKIDSNKLTIAKDGVATEYTVKSDATIIRNNASATLGALKVGDQVTVIVSGGVIVHVNVTTAVTVTDGQKTGTVTAIGTNKLTLTKDGVATEYTVKSDAVIVRNNATVALSALKAGDQVTAVVAGGVIVHVSVTQPVAENGQVTGVVSAVYADKIDLWNGSAAVTYAVETNATIVRNGVTVALNVVQPGDEVSVLLVNGKVLHLNVTDPVSDNNVGVYTVEGKYQSHRTSNGKVTQITISTVQSSGVVTRIYNVSPDAVVNGNALTLEKGVSDVELLVTNQVVNVITIK, encoded by the coding sequence ATGAGCATGTGGAAGAAGACGATGATCAGCTGTTTGGCTTTCTCGTTAGTGGCGGGCGGCGCAACCTCGGCGTTCGCTGCGAAGCCGGAGTGGGCGGGCAAGGGCAAGGACAAGGACGACGTTAAGTTCGAATGGGACGACGACAAGTTCGAATACAAAGATGAAGCCCGCGGCATCCACGTCGAGGTGAACGGCAAGAAAATCGAATTGAAATTCGACGACGTCCGCCAGGAGTCCGCTTGGGCGCTGCAATATATCGCCGAGCTCGTGAAGCGCGGCGTCTTCACCGGATACGAGGACGGCTCGTTCCGTCCGAACCAGAAGGTTACGCGCATCGAAGCGATCACGGCGGCCGTCCGCCAGATGGGGCTTCGCGCGCAAGCGGAATCCGCGGCCGAGATGGCGACGGAGCTGAACTTCAAAGACGCGGACAAGATCGAGAAGAAATACCCGTGGGCCGTCGGCTACGTCGCCGTCGCCGTCGAAAACGATCTGTTCCTCGAGACGGAATCGGAAGTGCAGCCGGAGAAGCCGGCGGACCGTCTGTGGTCGACGATTCTGCTCGTGAAGGCGCTCGGCCTCGAGGGCGAAGCGAAGGCGAAGATGAACGCGGAGCTTAGCTTCAAGGACAAGAAGGAAATCCCGGCCGGCGCCGTCGGTTATGTGGCGGTCGCGTTGGAGAAGGGCCTCATCACCGGCTACGAAAACAACACGTTCCGTCCGAACCAGCCGGTGACGCGCGCCGAGCTCGCGGCTATCCTGGATCGCACGGGCGACCAAATTCCGGAGGACGATTCGGGCTTCGGTCAAGTGACCGGCACGTTCGCCGGCTATGCGAACGGCAAGGCGACGCTCACGGTCAACGGCAAGTCGGTGTCCTACACGCTCGCCTCGGACGTCACGGTGCTTCGCAATAACGCGTTGGTCGGCATCGGCGCCGTGCTTCCGGGCGACCGGGTGTCCGCCGTCGTCTCGAACGGAGCGATTATCTTCTTGAACGTCACCCAAGCGGCCGCCGTGACGGACGGTCAGAAGATGGGCGCGATCACGAAGATCGACTCCAACAAATTGACGATTGCGAAGGACGGCGTCGCGACGGAGTACACGGTGAAGAGCGACGCGACGATCATCCGCAATAACGCGTCGGCGACGCTCGGCGCGCTGAAAGTCGGCGACCAAGTGACCGTCATCGTGTCGGGCGGCGTCATCGTACACGTGAACGTGACGACGGCCGTCACCGTAACGGACGGTCAAAAGACCGGCACGGTAACGGCGATCGGCACGAACAAGCTGACGCTGACGAAAGACGGCGTCGCGACGGAATATACGGTGAAGAGCGATGCCGTTATCGTTCGCAACAACGCGACGGTCGCGCTGAGCGCGCTGAAAGCGGGAGATCAAGTGACCGCGGTCGTGGCGGGCGGCGTCATCGTACACGTCAGCGTTACGCAGCCCGTAGCGGAGAACGGTCAAGTGACCGGCGTCGTCTCTGCGGTCTACGCCGATAAAATCGACTTGTGGAACGGCTCCGCCGCCGTTACGTACGCGGTCGAAACGAATGCGACGATCGTTCGCAACGGCGTTACGGTCGCCCTGAACGTCGTGCAGCCGGGCGACGAAGTGAGCGTGCTGCTCGTGAACGGCAAGGTGCTCCACCTGAACGTGACGGATCCGGTATCGGATAACAACGTCGGCGTATACACCGTAGAAGGCAAGTACCAAAGCCACCGTACGTCGAACGGCAAAGTGACGCAAATTACGATCAGCACCGTGCAGTCGAGCGGCGTCGTGACTCGCATCTATAACGTCTCGCCGGACGCGGTCGTGAACGGCAACGCGTTGACGCTCGAGAAGGGCGTATCGGACGTCGAACTGCTCGTGACGAACCAAGTGGTGAACGTCATTACCATTAAGTAA
- a CDS encoding ABC transporter permease, with protein sequence MNLRLLWMERRARYLREVLPYWKYVMSSGGVAMGFAVILTIQGYAALLNRTRAAGSADVWLPLGAAAVLALALLWNPARTYLRQPDLAMLLRLESRMNEYFRGAWAWGAAMSTALTLAALLLYWPLYAAAGAGGAASYAIASASLLALKALLYAGAWRERRFRYGGVRAAFAVVKAVAVVATAFALLRGPLEPADALLALVWVAYAAALRLPEAYRIHWEHQLDRERRTRALHESWFGFFVDLPHRAETYRPRRYLNGLLRLIRYDAGHAFLYMYWRTFLRSSMASLALRMVVLEAVLVWVFPHPWTAVAMYVVFCWLIGLQLRGIQSPPAEPLLVAMSPQPPTARARSQRSVRRTAHAIAAALLAVSPAFAVSLPLAAGCAAAGMAAAFLFARTRPERV encoded by the coding sequence ATGAACTTGCGCCTCCTCTGGATGGAACGACGGGCTCGATATTTGCGCGAGGTGCTGCCGTACTGGAAGTACGTCATGAGCAGCGGCGGCGTGGCGATGGGCTTCGCGGTCATCCTGACGATCCAGGGCTACGCGGCGCTGCTGAATCGGACGCGGGCGGCGGGGAGCGCCGACGTCTGGCTGCCGCTCGGCGCGGCGGCGGTGCTCGCGCTGGCGCTCTTATGGAACCCGGCGCGCACGTATTTGCGGCAGCCCGACCTCGCGATGCTGCTTCGGCTGGAGAGCCGGATGAACGAGTATTTCCGCGGCGCATGGGCTTGGGGAGCGGCAATGTCGACCGCGCTGACGCTGGCGGCGCTTCTGCTGTATTGGCCGCTGTATGCGGCGGCAGGGGCGGGCGGCGCCGCATCGTACGCGATCGCTTCGGCGAGCTTGCTGGCGCTGAAGGCGCTGCTGTACGCGGGAGCTTGGCGCGAGCGCCGCTTCCGGTACGGCGGCGTCCGCGCCGCGTTCGCGGTCGTCAAGGCGGTCGCCGTCGTCGCCACCGCGTTCGCGCTGCTCCGGGGACCGCTCGAACCGGCGGACGCGCTGCTCGCGCTCGTCTGGGTTGCGTACGCCGCCGCGCTGCGTTTGCCGGAGGCGTACCGGATCCACTGGGAGCATCAGCTCGATCGGGAGCGGCGGACGCGAGCGCTGCACGAGAGCTGGTTCGGCTTCTTCGTCGACTTGCCGCATCGGGCGGAGACGTATCGCCCGCGCCGCTATCTGAACGGCTTGCTGCGGCTCATCCGTTACGATGCCGGCCATGCGTTCCTATATATGTATTGGCGGACGTTCCTTCGCTCGTCGATGGCGTCGCTCGCGCTTCGTATGGTCGTGTTGGAAGCCGTTCTCGTGTGGGTGTTCCCCCATCCGTGGACGGCGGTCGCGATGTACGTCGTCTTCTGCTGGCTGATCGGGCTGCAGCTGCGCGGCATCCAGTCGCCGCCCGCCGAGCCGCTGCTCGTCGCGATGTCGCCGCAGCCGCCGACCGCCCGCGCCCGCTCGCAGCGCTCGGTACGCCGGACGGCGCACGCGATCGCCGCGGCGCTGCTGGCGGTGTCGCCCGCCTTCGCCGTCTCGTTGCCGCTGGCGGCGGGGTGCGCGGCGGCGGGGATGGCAGCCGCATTTCTTTTTGCCAGGACAAGACCCGAACGCGTATAA
- a CDS encoding ABC transporter permease, whose product MNSSPAFVRRRRAAGSIARNWGLYLLLLPAVTLLICFTYKPMYGVIIAFKDYSPAFGISGSPWAGFKYFEKYFASYQFEITMKNTLFISLYSFATFPIPIAFALLVNQMRVERFRRFFQTVTYMPHFISTVVLVGLMLILLSPGNGLVGHVYRLFGAEAPNLMGSSALFSSVYVWSDVWQQTGWNSIIFLAALSAIDPSLYEAAKVDGANRWQNVWNIDVPMLMPTAVTLLILRIGGLLGVGFEKVYLMQNNLNISGSEVISTYVYKIGLLSAQYSFSAAINLFNTVINFVLLLLVNHIARRYSDNSLW is encoded by the coding sequence TTGAACTCAAGTCCAGCGTTCGTCCGGCGGCGGCGCGCGGCGGGAAGCATCGCGAGGAATTGGGGGCTTTATTTGCTGCTGCTTCCGGCCGTGACGCTGCTGATATGCTTTACCTATAAACCGATGTACGGGGTGATCATCGCTTTCAAAGATTACAGTCCGGCCTTCGGGATTTCCGGGAGCCCTTGGGCGGGATTCAAGTATTTCGAAAAGTATTTCGCATCCTATCAATTCGAGATTACGATGAAAAATACGCTGTTCATCAGCCTGTACAGCTTCGCGACGTTCCCGATCCCGATCGCGTTCGCGCTGCTGGTGAACCAAATGCGGGTCGAGCGGTTCCGGCGCTTCTTCCAGACGGTCACGTACATGCCGCACTTCATCTCCACCGTCGTGCTCGTCGGACTGATGCTCATCCTGCTCTCCCCGGGGAACGGACTCGTCGGGCACGTCTATCGCCTATTCGGGGCCGAAGCGCCCAATCTAATGGGCTCCAGCGCCTTGTTCAGCAGCGTATACGTCTGGTCCGACGTATGGCAGCAGACGGGGTGGAACAGCATTATCTTCCTCGCGGCGTTATCGGCGATCGACCCGAGTCTTTACGAAGCGGCCAAGGTGGACGGGGCGAACCGATGGCAGAACGTCTGGAATATCGACGTTCCGATGCTCATGCCGACGGCGGTGACGCTGCTCATATTGCGAATCGGCGGACTGCTCGGGGTCGGATTCGAGAAGGTATACTTGATGCAGAACAACCTGAATATTTCCGGAAGCGAAGTCATCTCCACGTATGTTTACAAAATCGGGCTGTTAAGCGCGCAGTACAGCTTCTCGGCCGCGATCAACTTGTTCAACACCGTCATCAATTTCGTCCTGCTGCTGCTCGTCAACCATATCGCGAGAAGGTACAGCGACAACAGTCTCTGGTAG